The Burkholderiales bacterium JOSHI_001 genomic sequence GCACTGGGCGACCTGGCGGCCAATGCGCACGTGACCGCCATCGACGTGGTGGGTTCCAGCGACGAGATCGAAGCCCACCTGGACACCCTGGCGCAACTGGGCCGGCGCCTTGCCAGGATCGAGCAGTCCGACAGCGGCCAGGCCATCGATGTGACCCAAAGCCAGTTCGAGGCCCGCGCTTCGGTGCTGGCCAAGGTGAGCGGCGGCTACACGGTCAACCTGAGCAACGCCAGCGCGAGCAAGGCGCTGGTGGACGCGATGAACGCGCATGTGGCCAGCGTCAGCGTGGCCGACACGGGCAAGAACCTGGTGGCGCACTGGAACGCGTTGCGGGCCATCGGCGCCACGCTGGCCGAGGTGTCCAAGACCGACGAGGGCCGCCTGGCCTTGTCGGTGAACCACTACCTGGCGGGCCAGAACGACGGCTTGCTGGGCAAGTTCAGTGCCGACACCAAGCTGGCCGTGACCGGTGCCAGCGTGGCCCAGGCCAGGGAGATCGGCGCCGACGATGCGGTGGAGCAGATTGACATTGCCGACGACGGCAGCGAGGTGGCCGCCAGCCTGTCTGAGCTGTCGGACCTGGCGTCCGCCGGCAAGCTGCACAGCATTGCGCTGAACACCACGGCCACGCGCCTGTCGCTGCACGCCAGCCAGCTGGACGGCGCCCAAGCCCTGCTGGACCTGATCAACGGGGGGCGCTACACCCTGGCGGTGGACCAGGTGGCGGTGGCCGATGCGGCCGGCCTGCTGACGTCCAACACCAAGATCGCCAGCATGAAGGTCATGGGGGATGCCGCTGCCATCACCGACCACCTGAGCGAACTCACCGCCATGGGCCGCAAGCTGCTGGGCATTGAACGCAGCGACGCGGCGGATGCGGCGCTGTCGCTCACCGGCACGGGCTTCGAGCAGCACCAGGCCACGCTGGCCAAGATCAGCGGCGGCTACCAGGTGGACCTGTCCGAGGTGGCCGCCGCCAAGGCCGCCGGCTTTGCCGCCAACGCGCAGGTGAAGTCGTTGCAGGTGGCCGACAGCGGCACCAACCTGGCCGCCACCTGGGACGCGCTGAACGCGCTCGGCGCCAAGCTCACCGGTGTGGCGCAGTCCGACTCGGCGCTGCTGCAGCTGTCCGCCAGCCAGTGGGCCAACGGCCAGGCCCTGGGCGACAAGTTCTCCAGCACGCTGGGGCTGTCCATCTCGGGCGCCAGCGTGGCCGACGCCGCCACCCTGGGCAGCGACGATGCCGTGCAGCAGATTCAGGTGAGTGACGTCGCCGACACCATTGGCGACGCCTGGGCCGACCTGGCCGCCAACACCAAGCTCACGCAGATCCAGCTGTCCGACCCGGCCACCGCGCTGGCCATGTCGGCCGACACCTTCAACGCGTCCTCGGACCTGTTGGCGAAGGTGAAGGACGGCCAGTACAAGGTGGCGCTCAGCGACGTGGCCGTGGCCGACGCCGCCGGGCTGGACGCCAACGGCCACGTGGCGGCGATGGATGTCATCGGCAGCAGCAGCGACATTGCGCAGCTGTTCGACAGCCTGGCCACGCTGGGCAAGCTGGGCGGCATCACCCTGAGCGATGACAACGGCACGCTGACCCTGAGCGCCACGCAGGTGCTGGGCGGTGGCGACACCTTCGCCAAGATCGGCAACGGTTTCCAGATCAGCGCCACCGGCGTGGCCCTGGCCGACCTGGCGGACATCGAAGCGCTGGAGGACGTGGCGTCCATCGGCGTCAGTGACAGCGCGGCCACGGTGGCCGCCAACCTGGGCGACCTGGTGGCCCTGGGCGGCACGCTGGCCAGCGTGCAACTCAGCGATGCCGATCCCGTGCTGGCGCTGAGCCAGCAGGATTGGTCGGCCGCCAACAGCACCCTGGCGAAGATCGCCGGCAGCTACCAGGTGGACCTGTCGCAGGTGGACGCCGGCAGCGCCGAGGCCTTGGCCGCCGACACCACGGTGCGCCAGATGGCCGTGGCCGACACCGCCAGCAACCTGGCCAGCCAGTGGGATGCGCTGGTGGCCGCCTACGGCGACGGCAGCGGCAAGCTCAGTGGCATCTCGCTCACCGACGCCGGCACCCTGACCCTGACCGCGGACCAGCAGACCGCGGGCGCGGCCATGATCACCGCGCTGCTGCCGGACGAGACGATCCTGACGGCGGCTTGATCGGGCTGAGCCAGGCGCTTCAGCCCAGCCGCTGGCGGTGGCGCGTGATCTGCGCGCGCACCTGCGCCGGTGCCGTGCCACCCCGGGTGTTGCGGGCGTTCAGGCTGCCCGACAGCGTCAGCGCGGCCAGGGCCTGTTCGTTGATGCTGGGGTGGAAGCCCCGCAGTTCGTCCAGGCTCAGCTCGGACAGGTCCACGCCCTTTTGCAGCCCCCGCTTCACCGCATGCGCCACCACCTCGTGGGCATCGCGGAAGGGCAGGCCTTGCTTCACCAGCCAGTCGGCCAGGTCGGTGGCGGTGGCAAAGCCCTTGCGCGCCGCGGCTTCCATGGCGGCGGGTTTCACCACGATGCCTTCCACCATCTCGGCCACGATGCGCAGCGTGGCGGCCAGCGTGTCCACGGTGTCGAACAGCGGTTCCTTGTCTTCCTGGTTGTCCTTGTTGTAGGCCAGGGGCTGGCCCTTCATCAAGGTGATCAAACCCATCAGGTGGCCCACCACGCGCCCGCTCTTGCCCCGCGCCAGTTCGGCCACGTCGGGGTTGCGCTTCTGCGGCATGATCGACGAGCCGGTGCAGTAGCGGTCGGCCAGGTCGATGAAGCCGAAGTTCTGGCTCATCCACAGCACCAGTTCTTCGGCCAGGCGCGAGATGTGCACCATGGTGATGGTGGCGAAGCTGCAGAATTCGATCGCGAAGTCGCGGTCGCTCACCGCATCCAGGCTGTTTTCGCACAGGCCTTCAAAGCCCAGGCCCTTCGCCACCGCCTCGCGGTCCAGCGGGTAGCTGGTCCCGGCCAGCGCGGCGGCACCCAGCGGCAGGCGGTTGGTGCGCTTCCTCACGTCGGCCAGGCGCTCGGCGTCGCGCGCGAACATCTCCACATAGGCCAGCAGGTGGTGCGCAAAGCTCACCGGCTGGGCCACCTGCAGGTGGGTGAAGCCGGGCAGCACCACGTCCACGTTCTTGTCGGCCACGTTCACCAATGCGCGCTGCAGGCCCGCCAGCAGCGGCGCCAGCTGGTCGATCTCGCCGCGCAGCCACAGGCGCACGTCGGTGGCCACCTGGTCGTTGCGGCTGCGGCCGGTGTGCAGGCGCTTGCCCGCGTCCCCCACCAGTTGCGTCAGGCGCGCCTCGACGTTCAGGTGCACGTCCTCCAGTTCCAGCTTCCAGTCGAAGCTGCCGGATTCAATTTCCTGGCGCACCTGGGCCAGGCCGCGCTCGATGTCGGCCAGGTCCTGCGGGCCGATGACCTGCTGCGCCGCCAGCATGCGCGCATGCGCCAGGCTGCCTTCGATGTCGGCGCGCCACAGGCGCTGGTCGAAGCCCACGCTGGCGGTGTAGCGCTTCACCAGTTCGCTCATCGGCTCGGTGAACAGCGCCGACCAGGCTTGTGATTTCTTGTCGAGTTGGTTGCCGGACATGGGGGCTCTTGGGGCAAGTGGGGCGGGAAAGGCCCGTATTATCCGGCCCGCCCGGGCAGCGCAGCCTTCGCTGCGCGCTGTACCGGACCCCACCCCATGGCCGCACCGCCCCCATCCGAGCCCGAGTCGTCCGCCTTTGCCAGCCGGCTGACCGACCTGGGGGAGTTCGGTCCCGACGCGGCGGTGGCCAGTGCGCGTGAACGCACCGCCGAGGGCCTGAACCTGTGCCGCCCGGTGCTGGCCTTGCGCGCCGTGCTGTTTGTGCAGGCCGCATTGGCCCTGGGCACCCTGCTGGCGGCCGACGGCCCCTTGGACTGGCTGGCCCGCATGGACGCCATGGCCCTGGCCGCGTTGGCCGGCAGCCTGTTGTGGCTGGCCATGGTGTGCGCGGCCAAGCGCGGCCTGGCGCGCCTGAGCGCCTTCGCGCGCGCCGGCCTGACCAGCCTGCTGGGCGGCGTGGCCGCCCTGCTGGGCTGGGCCCTGCTGCTGCCGCTGGGCCTGGCGTCCCCCGGGCCCTGGCGCGCCTTGTCGGCGCTGGGCGTGGGCATGGGCCTGGCGCTGGCGCTGTGGGCCTGGATCGAACAGCGCACCCGCGCCGCCCAACCGGCCGACGCCAGCGCGCGGCTGGCCGAATTGCAGTCGCGCATCCGCCCGCATTTCCTGTTCAACGCCCTGAACACCGCCATCACCCTGGTGCAAGTGGACCCGCAGCGCGCCGAGGGCATGTTGGAAGACCTGGCCGAGTTGTTCCGCGTGGCGCTGGCCGAAGCAGGGGCCTCGGTGTCGCTGGACGAAGAGATCGACATCGCGCGGCGTTACCTGGCGATCGAGCAGCTGCGCTTCGGCAAGCGCCTGCAACTGGACTGGGACCTGGATCCGGCCGCCGCCGCCGCCCGCGTGCCGCCGCTGGTGCTGCAGCCGCTGGTGGAAAACGCGGTGCGCCACGGCGTGGAGCCCTTGTCCGGCGGCGGCCGGGTGAAGGTGCGCACCCAGGCCCGCCACGGCATGGCGCGCATCCTGGTCAGCAACACCGTGGGCGTGGCGCCGTCGCGCCCCGGCGCCGGCATGGCGCTGGCCAATGTGCGCGAACGCGTGAAACTGCTGCACGACGTGGGTGGCTCGCTGGAAACCTGGCGCGAAGGCGACCAGTTCCACGCCCGC encodes the following:
- a CDS encoding Histidine kinase (PFAM: Histidine kinase) encodes the protein MAAPPPSEPESSAFASRLTDLGEFGPDAAVASARERTAEGLNLCRPVLALRAVLFVQAALALGTLLAADGPLDWLARMDAMALAALAGSLLWLAMVCAAKRGLARLSAFARAGLTSLLGGVAALLGWALLLPLGLASPGPWRALSALGVGMGLALALWAWIEQRTRAAQPADASARLAELQSRIRPHFLFNALNTAITLVQVDPQRAEGMLEDLAELFRVALAEAGASVSLDEEIDIARRYLAIEQLRFGKRLQLDWDLDPAAAAARVPPLVLQPLVENAVRHGVEPLSGGGRVKVRTQARHGMARILVSNTVGVAPSRPGAGMALANVRERVKLLHDVGGSLETWREGDQFHARLSVPL
- a CDS encoding argininosuccinate lyase (PFAM: Lyase~TIGRFAM: argininosuccinate lyase), whose amino-acid sequence is MSGNQLDKKSQAWSALFTEPMSELVKRYTASVGFDQRLWRADIEGSLAHARMLAAQQVIGPQDLADIERGLAQVRQEIESGSFDWKLELEDVHLNVEARLTQLVGDAGKRLHTGRSRNDQVATDVRLWLRGEIDQLAPLLAGLQRALVNVADKNVDVVLPGFTHLQVAQPVSFAHHLLAYVEMFARDAERLADVRKRTNRLPLGAAALAGTSYPLDREAVAKGLGFEGLCENSLDAVSDRDFAIEFCSFATITMVHISRLAEELVLWMSQNFGFIDLADRYCTGSSIMPQKRNPDVAELARGKSGRVVGHLMGLITLMKGQPLAYNKDNQEDKEPLFDTVDTLAATLRIVAEMVEGIVVKPAAMEAAARKGFATATDLADWLVKQGLPFRDAHEVVAHAVKRGLQKGVDLSELSLDELRGFHPSINEQALAALTLSGSLNARNTRGGTAPAQVRAQITRHRQRLG